A stretch of Candidatus Dojkabacteria bacterium DNA encodes these proteins:
- a CDS encoding YebC/PmpR family DNA-binding transcriptional regulator, with the protein MSGHNKWSKIQHKKGLADSKKGKLFSKISREIFIAIAEGDSVNPESNSLLKIAIDKAKQASMPNANIERAINKAAGGEEGAKLERVFYEAYGPFGVALIIETLTDNKNRTISTLRNILNMNGGNIADKGAVMWQFNRVALIKCEKTAAFEDFFDTVSGIEGVVDVTEDKDNFLLIGVSSSLFAIKTALINIGYIVKTSSIEYLPKNIVKSLNSAQINELIDLLMDDDDVINVWHNMQKK; encoded by the coding sequence ATGTCCGGGCATAATAAATGGTCCAAAATTCAACATAAGAAAGGGCTTGCAGATTCTAAAAAAGGAAAACTGTTCTCAAAAATTTCTCGGGAAATTTTTATTGCAATAGCGGAAGGTGATTCCGTAAATCCTGAAAGTAACTCGTTGTTAAAGATTGCAATAGATAAAGCAAAGCAAGCTAGTATGCCTAATGCTAATATCGAACGGGCAATAAATAAGGCAGCTGGAGGGGAAGAAGGTGCAAAGTTGGAGCGAGTTTTTTATGAAGCATATGGACCTTTTGGAGTTGCACTAATAATTGAAACTTTGACAGATAATAAAAACAGGACAATTTCTACTTTGAGAAACATTTTAAATATGAATGGTGGAAATATTGCAGACAAGGGTGCAGTAATGTGGCAGTTTAATCGTGTGGCACTTATAAAGTGTGAGAAGACTGCCGCCTTTGAAGATTTTTTTGACACAGTTTCCGGGATTGAAGGTGTTGTCGATGTTACCGAAGACAAGGATAATTTTCTGTTAATTGGTGTAAGTTCTTCTCTTTTTGCCATAAAAACTGCATTGATAAACATAGGATATATAGTAAAAACTTCGAGTATTGAGTATCTTCCCAAGAATATTGTAAAATCTCTGAACTCTGCACAGATCAACGAATTGATAGATCTTCTTATGGATGATGATGACGTAATTAATGTTTGGCATAATATGCAAAAGAAATGA
- a CDS encoding RluA family pseudouridine synthase, which translates to MEVKRLDILVFSYLKSRNSIFGVSREKAIQLIKQGCVSVNGSVILQPSRKFRIKFDKIDIVEPKQSDIKDLSDNLLRNELVICENPLFLCINKPVSISVHPGAGKETDTIYSRFELSPSFDIKNKVNSGIIHRLDKETSGCLILAKDVNFASYLAQQFQKRRVTKYYVAVTPNLNEKNILEGFLRPKQSMSFDKVTSFINNEMIKSLEEIESDTLDSNDVLSLSNYFCGKLGRVVKLTRGWGIGGWVYREDRQRYTFSLEYPKTHISIPKSTVTLLFPIAEADNSLIWLIRILTGRTHQIRTVMKFLNAPIVGDNKYNSKGSKSLKRALGVTRMMLHAFYIKFLITAPFSQQLSNLGTERAEKSSNLGSYKQIYEKDRIAFSVLADFQ; encoded by the coding sequence TTGGAAGTAAAAAGATTAGACATTTTGGTTTTTTCATATCTTAAATCTCGAAATTCGATATTTGGGGTAAGCAGGGAAAAGGCAATCCAGTTAATTAAGCAGGGATGTGTAAGTGTTAATGGCTCTGTTATTTTGCAGCCGTCAAGAAAATTTCGGATCAAGTTCGACAAAATTGATATTGTAGAACCCAAGCAAAGTGACATAAAAGATTTATCTGATAATTTATTAAGAAATGAACTTGTTATTTGTGAGAATCCTTTATTCTTGTGTATAAATAAGCCGGTATCTATTTCTGTTCATCCTGGAGCAGGTAAGGAAACAGATACAATATATAGCAGATTTGAACTTTCACCGTCTTTTGATATAAAAAACAAGGTAAATAGTGGAATAATCCATCGTCTGGACAAAGAAACAAGCGGTTGCTTGATCCTTGCGAAGGATGTAAATTTTGCGTCGTATTTGGCTCAACAGTTTCAAAAACGTAGAGTTACAAAGTATTACGTTGCAGTAACACCAAACCTTAACGAAAAAAATATTTTGGAGGGATTTTTGAGACCTAAACAATCAATGTCTTTTGATAAGGTGACCAGCTTTATAAACAATGAAATGATTAAGTCTCTAGAAGAAATTGAGAGTGATACGCTTGATTCGAACGATGTTCTGTCGCTGTCAAATTATTTTTGTGGAAAGTTGGGGAGGGTGGTTAAGCTTACTCGTGGTTGGGGAATAGGGGGCTGGGTTTATCGTGAAGACAGACAGAGATATACCTTTTCTTTGGAGTACCCTAAGACGCATATAAGTATACCCAAGTCTACGGTTACATTACTTTTTCCCATAGCAGAAGCAGATAATTCATTAATTTGGTTAATTAGAATATTAACAGGGAGGACTCATCAGATTCGTACAGTGATGAAGTTTTTAAATGCGCCAATTGTTGGCGATAACAAATACAATTCTAAAGGCTCTAAAAGCCTCAAAAGGGCTCTTGGAGTTACAAGGATGATGCTTCATGCCTTTTATATCAAATTTTTGATTACAGCTCCCTTTTCTCAACAGTTAAGTAATTTGGGGACTGAAAGGGCAGAAAAGTCGTCGAATCTGGGTTCGTATAAACAGATTTACGAAAAAGACCGTATAGCCTTCTCGGTTCTGGCCGACTTTCAATAA
- a CDS encoding class E sortase, giving the protein MKNRLTLNLLTQLVLIIILGVCVYIILYPVALEVISPIESALEITILPVRFIAKPLDSEETVCKGTNNLFIPTARIKGNIITSEDSQALNQGFWHLAGTGNPETGGNMVITGHRFLYLPPVEKTFYNLDLVKPGNKIYICYENVYYEYLVTQVVITSPDDLTIHSNTYSPTLTLYTCTPKWSNKQRLVVRAEKLNY; this is encoded by the coding sequence ATGAAAAATAGACTTACGCTTAATCTGCTTACCCAACTTGTACTCATTATCATTTTAGGTGTTTGTGTCTACATAATTTTATACCCTGTAGCACTTGAAGTTATTTCCCCAATCGAAAGTGCACTAGAAATAACGATTTTGCCGGTCAGATTTATCGCAAAACCCTTAGATTCCGAAGAAACCGTTTGCAAAGGTACAAATAACTTGTTTATACCTACAGCAAGAATCAAAGGAAATATTATAACCTCGGAAGATAGCCAAGCTTTAAATCAGGGATTCTGGCATTTGGCCGGTACCGGTAATCCTGAAACCGGTGGAAATATGGTAATTACCGGACATAGGTTCTTATATTTACCTCCGGTTGAAAAGACTTTTTATAACCTTGATTTAGTTAAACCCGGTAATAAGATATATATTTGCTATGAAAACGTTTATTATGAATATCTGGTTACTCAGGTAGTCATTACGTCACCTGACGACCTCACAATTCACTCAAACACATATTCACCAACGCTAACTCTTTACACATGCACTCCCAAATGGAGTAACAAACAAAGGCTTGTAGTTAGGGCGGAAAAATTAAATTACTAA
- the dnaB gene encoding replicative DNA helicase, producing the protein MDRVIPKNPEVESSLIGAFLLDKNTLLAAAEFLLPDHFYDDRNKAIYSSLLELLDEGKPIDLMTLGDKLRKKKKLKYIGGVEYLSELASAVPTAAHAEEYAKIVQDLSVRRGLISVSSKIGELAFDESKELSEVLDQSEQAVFAVSQQRITDRFRHIKDLLKDAYERAELLDQGKSAPGIKSGFSRIDNLLGGFQPSDLIILAARPSVGKSSLALDMAKYAAVHEKKTVAFFSLEMSEIQIMDRLVGMQSGVNIWELRTGKLTDEMFQKLGEAYGVLADSNIYIDDKPGQSVMELRAKARRLKSEVGIDIIFLDYLQLAKSRGLENRVQEISEVSMGLKNLARELKVPVVALSQLSRGVESRTDRTPQLSDLRDSGSIEQDADVVMFIHREEQYNQETERKGVADIIIAKHRNGPVGRVELAFVKELASFRNLQK; encoded by the coding sequence ATGGATAGAGTTATCCCTAAAAACCCGGAGGTAGAGTCATCATTAATAGGGGCTTTCTTACTTGATAAAAATACTCTGCTTGCCGCGGCAGAATTTCTGCTTCCCGATCATTTTTATGATGACCGCAATAAAGCGATCTACTCAAGTCTTCTGGAACTTCTTGATGAAGGAAAACCAATTGATCTTATGACACTTGGAGACAAGCTTAGAAAAAAGAAGAAACTAAAATATATTGGGGGAGTTGAATATCTTAGTGAACTTGCCAGTGCAGTACCAACCGCAGCTCATGCTGAAGAATATGCTAAGATTGTTCAAGATTTGAGTGTTCGACGCGGACTTATATCCGTTTCCTCAAAGATTGGGGAATTAGCTTTTGACGAAAGTAAAGAACTTTCGGAAGTGCTTGACCAATCGGAGCAAGCGGTTTTTGCTGTTTCTCAACAACGTATTACCGATCGATTTAGGCATATTAAGGATCTTTTAAAAGATGCCTATGAACGGGCAGAACTTCTTGATCAGGGTAAGTCGGCACCGGGAATCAAAAGCGGGTTTTCAAGGATTGACAATCTCTTAGGCGGATTTCAACCTTCGGATCTTATTATTCTTGCCGCAAGACCTTCTGTTGGAAAATCATCATTGGCACTTGATATGGCGAAATATGCCGCTGTACACGAGAAAAAGACGGTAGCATTCTTTTCGCTTGAAATGTCAGAGATTCAGATTATGGATAGGTTGGTTGGAATGCAATCGGGTGTAAATATTTGGGAGTTAAGAACAGGAAAATTAACCGATGAAATGTTTCAAAAACTTGGTGAAGCTTATGGTGTACTTGCCGATTCAAATATTTATATTGATGATAAACCTGGTCAGTCCGTTATGGAGCTTAGGGCCAAGGCAAGGCGACTTAAGTCGGAGGTTGGAATAGATATTATCTTTCTGGACTATCTTCAGTTGGCAAAAAGTAGAGGATTAGAGAATCGCGTGCAGGAAATATCGGAAGTCTCAATGGGGCTTAAAAATTTAGCTCGAGAGCTTAAAGTTCCTGTAGTTGCACTTTCGCAGTTGTCTCGAGGAGTAGAATCACGAACCGATCGAACTCCACAGCTGTCTGATCTTAGGGACTCCGGATCTATTGAACAAGATGCCGATGTGGTTATGTTTATTCATAGAGAGGAACAATATAATCAGGAGACCGAGCGTAAAGGTGTTGCCGACATAATCATTGCAAAACATCGAAATGGGCCGGTTGGAAGAGTTGAGCTTGCTTTTGTCAAAGAACTTGCTAGTTTTCGTAATCTCCAGAAATAA
- the rmuC gene encoding DNA recombination protein RmuC, whose amino-acid sequence MNIETLVIIIIALQVLVLALLLFGKKHSTDSLENEINTNVKRLEPLFKEEMAQSRRENADNQRATREELGKNVKDFGDSLDKRISSFALLQNKNFSQFSDSLSKVNQNTQKQMEDVRLTIEKKLDSIREDNTIQLDKMRSTVDEKLTETLDKRLGEKFKLVNDRLEQVYKGLGEMQNLAQGVGDLKKVLSGVKVRGTWGEVQLGSLLEQILTPEQYDTNVSTKQGSHEVVEFAIKIPDKKEKGSFLYLPIDVKFPMEDYERLIKAQETAEKETILLAQKAIQLRIKSEAKDIFDKYIDPPNTTDFGILYLPIEGLYAEVTQQIGLCEQLQREFHIVVMGPNTVAAFLNSLQIGFRTLAIEKRTSEVWNLLTTIKEEFGKFGIILTKAESQLATVQNTLKQANSKTTTISRKLTKVEQLPIGTNKEPEETENIPLLEE is encoded by the coding sequence TTATTTGGGAAAAAACACTCGACTGATTCCCTTGAAAACGAAATCAATACAAATGTTAAACGTCTGGAACCACTATTCAAGGAAGAAATGGCTCAGAGTCGCCGCGAAAATGCCGACAACCAGCGTGCCACCCGCGAAGAGCTTGGAAAAAACGTTAAAGACTTTGGTGATTCACTCGATAAACGAATAAGCTCGTTTGCACTTCTACAAAACAAAAACTTTTCACAATTTTCCGATAGCCTATCAAAAGTTAATCAAAATACTCAAAAACAAATGGAAGATGTAAGGCTGACAATCGAAAAGAAGCTTGATTCAATTCGTGAAGATAACACCATTCAGCTTGATAAAATGCGTTCTACAGTCGATGAGAAACTTACTGAAACCCTTGACAAACGCCTCGGTGAAAAATTTAAGCTTGTAAATGACAGGCTGGAACAAGTTTATAAAGGACTGGGTGAAATGCAAAATCTTGCTCAAGGCGTAGGTGACCTTAAAAAGGTATTATCAGGTGTAAAAGTTAGAGGTACCTGGGGTGAGGTTCAGCTTGGAAGCCTTTTAGAACAAATCTTAACACCAGAACAGTACGACACTAACGTATCAACCAAACAAGGAAGTCACGAAGTTGTCGAATTTGCAATCAAAATTCCAGATAAAAAAGAGAAAGGCTCATTCCTTTATCTCCCTATCGATGTTAAATTCCCAATGGAGGATTACGAGCGGCTTATAAAAGCTCAGGAAACCGCCGAAAAAGAAACAATCTTACTTGCACAAAAAGCAATTCAACTTAGAATTAAATCGGAGGCTAAAGATATTTTTGACAAATATATTGATCCCCCAAACACAACTGACTTTGGAATCCTGTACCTTCCAATCGAAGGGTTATACGCCGAAGTCACCCAACAGATCGGGCTTTGTGAGCAGCTTCAGCGTGAATTTCACATCGTGGTAATGGGTCCAAATACTGTTGCTGCTTTTCTAAACAGTCTACAAATTGGATTTAGAACCCTTGCAATTGAAAAGCGTACAAGTGAAGTATGGAATCTTTTAACCACAATCAAAGAAGAGTTCGGTAAATTTGGAATTATTCTTACAAAGGCTGAAAGTCAGCTTGCTACCGTACAAAATACTCTTAAGCAAGCCAACTCCAAAACCACAACAATATCCAGAAAACTTACAAAGGTCGAGCAATTACCAATTGGAACCAACAAAGAACCAGAAGAAACCGAAAATATACCACTCCTTGAGGAATAA
- a CDS encoding MiaB/RimO family radical SAM methylthiotransferase produces the protein MKAQFYYIKTYGCQMNITDSNRIRTILDNAGFTETKSVEDTDIFIAVSCSVRERAEAKTLNHIRDLKRSRGKNKPVLTVLTGCMVRRDHKNSVCKNTQENVRNLKQKSGNSIDIYIDLRDIKRLPQKLSKLGKGSDSPITINERTPSSYLQLQQKHTPDGIEAYIPIMTGCSQFCTYCIVPFSRGEEFCRTKKAIIADVETALSSGKKIIVLLGQIVDKWSQDGKTFLDLLKSVCRIDGEFFVTFLSPHPSFITNEIIDYIFKEPKMLKYLGLPLQAGSNRILKKMNRTYTTRKYLKLIDYIRSKEMNTGKLLYLTTDIIVGFPSETKNEFNETVEILNQIQFNKVFLAYYSERPFSIAAKVFPDDIPLAEKKKRKQILIEVTDKIFESKNKALLGKEVTVIAKTQKIGFMDTYQFVEILNLPPNSIGKVLKGKITYGGRYGIRVKVF, from the coding sequence ATGAAAGCACAATTTTACTACATTAAAACCTACGGTTGCCAGATGAATATTACTGACAGCAATCGAATTCGTACTATATTAGATAATGCCGGATTTACCGAAACAAAATCCGTAGAAGATACTGACATATTTATTGCAGTCAGCTGTAGTGTCAGGGAAAGGGCCGAGGCCAAAACACTTAACCACATTAGAGACTTAAAGCGAAGTAGGGGGAAAAATAAACCCGTTTTAACCGTTCTAACCGGATGTATGGTGCGCCGCGATCATAAAAATTCCGTATGCAAAAATACACAGGAAAATGTAAGAAATCTTAAACAAAAGTCCGGAAATTCTATTGATATCTACATCGATTTACGAGATATTAAACGGCTTCCGCAAAAATTAAGCAAATTAGGGAAGGGGAGTGACTCCCCTATTACAATAAATGAACGTACGCCTTCCTCCTATCTTCAACTCCAGCAAAAACATACCCCCGACGGTATAGAGGCATATATCCCAATAATGACAGGATGCAGTCAGTTTTGTACCTACTGTATTGTACCGTTTTCACGCGGTGAAGAATTTTGCAGAACAAAAAAAGCTATTATTGCCGACGTGGAAACAGCCCTAAGCTCCGGAAAAAAGATAATTGTACTGCTTGGACAAATAGTTGATAAATGGAGCCAAGACGGCAAAACCTTTCTTGATCTGCTTAAGTCAGTCTGTCGAATAGATGGCGAATTTTTTGTAACATTCTTAAGCCCGCACCCAAGTTTTATAACAAATGAAATTATTGATTATATCTTCAAAGAACCCAAAATGCTTAAATACCTTGGACTTCCATTGCAAGCCGGCAGCAATAGAATTCTTAAAAAGATGAATCGGACCTATACTACCCGGAAGTATCTCAAGCTAATTGACTATATTAGATCAAAAGAAATGAATACCGGCAAACTTTTATATCTTACTACCGATATTATTGTTGGATTTCCGAGCGAAACAAAAAATGAGTTTAATGAGACTGTCGAAATACTAAACCAAATTCAGTTTAATAAAGTTTTTCTTGCCTACTATTCGGAACGTCCGTTTTCGATTGCCGCAAAGGTTTTCCCGGATGATATTCCCTTAGCCGAAAAGAAGAAGCGAAAGCAAATACTTATCGAGGTTACCGACAAAATTTTTGAAAGCAAAAACAAAGCCCTTTTAGGTAAAGAAGTTACTGTAATTGCCAAAACTCAAAAGATTGGCTTTATGGACACCTACCAATTTGTCGAGATACTAAATTTACCCCCTAATTCGATCGGCAAAGTTCTAAAAGGAAAAATAACATACGGTGGGAGGTATGGAATTAGGGTAAAAGTGTTTTAG
- the ruvA gene encoding Holliday junction branch migration protein RuvA — protein MISVLNGKIIRKESSSIDLLTASGLGFNIFVSQRDLDNLSESETTTLLIYHYIRENREDLFGFSNLEDKLFFEKLISISGVGPATAIDILSQFSVTEFAKLLDEKDVKKICTIKGLGNKTARRIVLELAEKLVTDDTKKALDPKSLDKLSKVSSALKSLAFSSKEVEAMISKLSKTEIEGESTESLVYICLKDHE, from the coding sequence ATGATAAGTGTTTTAAACGGCAAAATTATTCGAAAGGAATCCTCGAGTATAGATTTATTGACTGCTTCCGGGCTTGGATTTAATATTTTCGTTTCCCAAAGGGATCTGGACAATCTTTCCGAGTCAGAAACTACAACACTTCTCATTTATCACTACATAAGGGAAAACAGAGAAGACCTTTTTGGGTTTTCAAATCTTGAAGATAAGCTTTTTTTTGAAAAATTGATTTCAATAAGTGGGGTTGGTCCGGCAACAGCAATTGATATATTATCTCAGTTCTCTGTAACAGAATTTGCGAAATTACTCGATGAGAAAGATGTCAAGAAAATCTGCACAATCAAGGGTCTCGGTAATAAAACAGCTAGAAGAATAGTCTTGGAACTTGCCGAGAAATTGGTTACAGATGATACTAAAAAGGCATTAGATCCCAAATCCCTTGATAAACTTTCTAAGGTAAGTTCGGCACTTAAGTCACTAGCATTTTCTTCGAAGGAAGTCGAAGCAATGATCTCAAAGCTTAGTAAAACTGAAATAGAAGGGGAGTCCACCGAGAGTTTAGTTTATATTTGTCTTAAGGATCATGAATAA
- the ruvB gene encoding Holliday junction branch migration DNA helicase RuvB — protein sequence MNKKVTVSKDNVVDPKLRPNSLNELIGRNSEKRLISMAINAARGRNEALDHVLFHGPPGLGKTLFANIIAKELGVNIKITSGPAIERQGDLAAILTNLKRGDILFIDEIHRLNKSVEEVLYPAMEDFGLDIIVGKGPGAKAMRLALPQFTLIGATTRLSLLSSPLRDRFGLLIRLDFFDDSDLTSIIIRAADVLAIKIDKESALAIAKRARGTARLALRLLKRVRDHARVEFNSDQITADIVEKALDLLGIDEYGLDKTDRLILRLMVDKFNGGPVGLSTLATAISEDKETIAEVIEPYLIKRGLIDRTKKGRVVTKAGYESLGVKFQQEGRLL from the coding sequence ATGAATAAAAAGGTTACCGTTTCAAAAGATAATGTTGTAGATCCCAAGTTGCGACCTAATAGCCTAAATGAGCTTATTGGACGTAATTCTGAGAAAAGACTTATAAGCATGGCAATAAATGCTGCTCGTGGTCGAAATGAAGCATTAGATCATGTATTATTTCACGGTCCGCCGGGGCTTGGTAAAACATTGTTTGCCAATATAATTGCAAAGGAATTGGGTGTTAATATTAAAATCACTTCAGGTCCTGCAATTGAACGCCAGGGTGATTTAGCCGCAATTCTAACAAACCTAAAAAGGGGTGACATTTTATTTATTGATGAGATTCATCGGCTTAACAAAAGCGTTGAGGAAGTGCTTTATCCTGCCATGGAAGATTTTGGACTTGATATTATTGTGGGTAAGGGTCCCGGAGCAAAGGCTATGAGGCTTGCATTACCTCAATTTACCCTAATAGGTGCAACCACACGACTAAGTCTGCTATCGTCTCCATTAAGAGATCGTTTTGGGCTTTTAATAAGGCTAGACTTCTTTGATGATTCCGATCTCACTAGTATTATAATAAGGGCCGCGGATGTTTTGGCAATTAAAATCGATAAAGAATCTGCATTAGCTATTGCCAAGAGAGCCCGTGGAACGGCAAGATTAGCGCTTCGATTACTAAAGCGGGTGCGAGATCATGCAAGGGTTGAATTTAACTCCGATCAAATAACTGCAGACATTGTCGAAAAGGCTCTTGATTTGCTGGGAATTGATGAATACGGGCTTGATAAAACAGATCGATTGATTCTTCGTTTGATGGTTGACAAATTTAACGGTGGTCCGGTAGGCCTTTCTACGTTAGCAACAGCAATTTCCGAGGATAAAGAAACAATTGCAGAAGTAATAGAACCATACTTAATTAAAAGAGGATTGATTGATAGAACCAAGAAGGGTAGGGTTGTTACCAAGGCAGGTTACGAATCACTAGGGGTTAAATTTCAGCAAGAAGGGAGGTTATTGTGA
- a CDS encoding metal-sensing transcriptional repressor, which translates to MNNNSDADIVLKIDERDVEKLLNRIHRIQGQLTAVEGMIKPETDFKKNMIQLQAIISAMESVRLELIQVKLKTKILTELSSMMKVLK; encoded by the coding sequence ATGAACAACAACTCCGATGCAGACATTGTTCTAAAAATCGATGAGCGTGACGTAGAAAAGCTGTTAAACAGAATTCATCGAATTCAAGGACAGTTAACTGCTGTAGAAGGAATGATAAAACCAGAGACCGATTTTAAAAAAAATATGATTCAACTTCAGGCAATAATTTCCGCAATGGAAAGTGTTCGACTTGAACTAATCCAGGTCAAATTAAAAACCAAGATTCTCACAGAACTTTCATCTATGATGAAGGTTCTGAAATAA
- the rpmE gene encoding 50S ribosomal protein L31 encodes MKKNIHPTWNKTKVTCNCGAVFTIGTTISEFTADICSKCHPAFKKGGANEYVVDRDNRIEQFKARMEKSATLIAEREKAKKVSKTKSSEPKSVEK; translated from the coding sequence ATGAAAAAAAATATCCATCCCACATGGAATAAAACCAAAGTCACTTGTAACTGCGGCGCCGTGTTCACAATCGGAACAACAATCTCCGAGTTTACTGCAGATATCTGCAGTAAATGTCATCCTGCGTTTAAAAAAGGTGGTGCCAATGAATATGTTGTCGATCGAGATAACAGAATCGAACAATTTAAGGCACGAATGGAAAAATCCGCAACACTTATAGCCGAACGTGAAAAAGCCAAGAAGGTTTCCAAAACTAAATCATCCGAGCCTAAGTCAGTAGAAAAATAG
- the ruvC gene encoding crossover junction endodeoxyribonuclease RuvC yields MRLLGIDPGIARMGWGVVELDSSGTITYIGGGVFETAADSLKVDRIYKLLRSLEKTIKQFEISGVGMENIFFSKNVKTAITVGECRGLIYALCGKYKLPLYEFTPNEIKQSLTSYGNASKAQVQKMIQTILNIDFLPTPDDFADALGIAYCTAIKFELKDRLE; encoded by the coding sequence ATGAGATTATTGGGTATAGATCCGGGAATTGCCAGAATGGGTTGGGGTGTTGTCGAATTAGACTCATCCGGCACAATTACTTACATAGGTGGGGGGGTATTCGAAACGGCTGCAGACAGTCTTAAAGTTGACCGAATATACAAATTGTTAAGGTCTCTTGAAAAAACAATTAAACAGTTTGAAATTTCCGGTGTAGGAATGGAAAATATATTTTTTTCGAAAAATGTTAAAACTGCAATTACTGTTGGCGAATGTAGGGGACTTATCTATGCACTTTGCGGAAAGTATAAATTACCGCTTTATGAGTTTACTCCTAATGAGATAAAGCAAAGTTTGACTAGTTATGGTAATGCATCAAAGGCACAGGTGCAAAAAATGATTCAGACAATACTGAATATTGATTTTTTGCCAACACCCGATGATTTTGCAGATGCACTCGGAATTGCTTATTGCACTGCAATAAAATTTGAGCTTAAGGATAGGTTGGAATAA
- a CDS encoding zinc ribbon domain-containing protein, which yields MFPDNIASKDPITGFIQWLMSINVEFAMRVLVLGLIALWLVMLWWFWLDSVSRYSNSVIQLVMGFLVVFVPVVGLLIYLIIRPRRTLQENYFSDLEHKFLLAEVDSISVCEKCGDVSTKNDKYCQVCGAQLKKKCEKCGKELSVRSAFCKNCGTKQPVESIQEPDLIKPRFKLAEKMKRFQDVIKNIVNNLLKQLGDFLRKFFKNTRNKPVESKSNLKKEPMKPKATKNKGSVKSKSNLKGKKK from the coding sequence ATGTTTCCGGATAATATAGCTTCAAAAGATCCGATAACGGGTTTTATCCAATGGCTAATGAGTATCAACGTTGAATTTGCAATGAGAGTTCTTGTTTTGGGACTTATTGCTCTTTGGCTTGTAATGCTTTGGTGGTTCTGGCTTGACTCTGTCTCCAGATACAGTAATTCCGTAATTCAGCTTGTTATGGGGTTTCTTGTTGTATTTGTTCCGGTTGTTGGACTTTTGATCTATCTAATAATCCGACCTCGAAGAACTCTGCAGGAAAACTACTTTTCTGATTTGGAGCATAAGTTTCTTCTTGCGGAGGTTGACTCAATCAGTGTTTGTGAAAAATGTGGTGATGTTTCAACAAAAAATGATAAATATTGTCAGGTTTGCGGAGCCCAATTAAAGAAAAAATGTGAAAAGTGCGGTAAAGAACTTTCAGTCAGAAGTGCATTTTGTAAAAACTGTGGAACTAAACAGCCTGTGGAATCTATTCAGGAACCGGATCTAATAAAACCTAGGTTTAAACTCGCTGAAAAAATGAAACGTTTTCAAGACGTAATTAAAAATATTGTTAACAACTTATTAAAGCAGCTGGGGGATTTTCTTCGAAAATTTTTTAAAAACACAAGGAATAAACCTGTGGAATCAAAATCAAACTTAAAGAAAGAGCCGATGAAACCAAAGGCAACCAAGAATAAAGGGTCCGTGAAGTCAAAGTCAAACTTAAAAGGAAAGAAAAAATGA